The Ornithorhynchus anatinus isolate Pmale09 chromosome 1, mOrnAna1.pri.v4, whole genome shotgun sequence genome includes a window with the following:
- the ANKRD34B gene encoding ankyrin repeat domain-containing protein 34B: MDEALEISKDGNSLIKAVYQSRLRLTRLLLEGGAYINESNDRGETPLMVACKTKHVDPQSVSKAKMVKYLLENNADPNIQDKSGKTALMHACLEKAGPEVVALLVKSGADLSLQDHSGSSALVYAVNAEQRETLRVLLNACQAKGKEVIIIITAKSPSGKQTTRQYLNVPPPDADGGPSPAACTTPSEIDVKTSLSPLPDPPETERAVFGFGDLDPSGSGDDASEPGSPVGPSAGALPGTKPAQVPRLHSEPWIKNSPSLLPQHKVASLQEELQDISPEEEFSFRINGLALSKRYITRHQSIDVKDTAQLLKSFDQASSRKLSYEEISAQSLCGEGRQPSGEIPADQDPDSVQTLFVSTLRSIVQKRSLGANHYSSDSQLTAGPTPAPAEDGKSVLGKKKIPSPSPLSGTKELLENLPPAPVSRRTPSILERRGSGAFPLEHCVPTCMPTRPGFLPPLNVSPHPPNADIGAYSKVSGLLSCGQKALVPTVPSFPKDFKSKKMLIRRQSLQTEQIKQLVNF, translated from the coding sequence ATGGATGAAGCCCTCGAGATTTCGAAGGACGGTAACTCCCTGATCAAAGCCGTCTATCAGAGCAGGCTCCGCCTGACAAGGCTCCTGTTGGAAGGCGGAGCCTACATTAATGAGAGCAACGATCGCGGGGAAACCCCTCTAATGGTGGCCTGCAAGACCAAGCACGTGGACCCCCAGAGCGTCAGCAAAGCCAAAATGGTGAAATACCTGTTAGAGAACAACGCCGACCCCAACATCCAAGACAAATCTGGAAAGACGGCCCTGATGCACGCCTGCTTGGAGAAGGCGGGCCCCGAAGTGGTGGCTCTGCTGGTGAAAAGCGGAGCCGACTTGAGTCTGCAAGACCACTCTGGGTCCTCGGCCCTCGTCTACGCGGTGAACGCTGAGCAGCGAGAGACCCTGAGGGTCCTCCTCAACGCTTGCCAGGCAAAGGGGAAagaggtcatcatcatcatcacggccAAATCTCCTTCGGGGAAGCAGACGACCAGACAGTACTTGAACGTGCCGCCCCCGGATGCGGACGGGGGTCCTTCTCCCGCTGCTTGTACCACCCCATCTGAAATCGACGTTAAAACTTCCTTGTCCCCGCTGCCGGATCCGCCCGAAACGGAAAGGGCCGTCTTCGGCTTTGGGGATCTGGATCCGTCGGGAAGCGGCGACGACGCGTCCGAACCCGGCTCCCCGGTCGGGCCGTCCGCCGGGGCCCTCCCGGGGACCAAGCCGGCCCAGGTGCCGCGCCTGCATTCGGAGCCTTGGATCAAGAATTCCCCTTCGCTGCTGCCCCAGCACAAAGTGGCCTCTTTACAAGAAGAGCTTCAGGATATCTCTCCCGAGGAAGAATTTTCCTTCAGGATCAATGGGCTGGCCTTATCCAAGAGGTACATCACCCGGCACCAAAGCATCGACGTGAAAGACACTGCCCAGCTGCTCAAATCCTTTGACCAAGCTAGCTCGAGAAAGCTGTCCTACGAGGAGATCAGCGCACAGTCCCTTTGTGGAGAAGGCCGGCAACCCAGCGGGGAAATCCCCGCCGACCAGGATCCGGATTCCGTCCAGACGCTATTCGTTTCCACGCTGAGAAGCATAGTCCAGAAGAGAAGCTTGGGGGCAAATCACTACAGCTCGGATTCTCAGCTCACAGCCGGCCCGACGCCTGCCCCGGCGGAGGACGGCAAATCGGTGTTAGGAAAGAAAAagatcccctccccgtccccgctctCCGGGACCAAAGAGTTGCTGGAAAACCTGCCTCCGGCCCCCGTGAGCCGGAGAACCCCTTCCATTTTGGAGAGGCGCGGCTCCGGGGCTTTCCCGCTAGAGCACTGCGTACCCACCTGTATGCCCACCAGGCCAGGGTTCCTGCCCCCTTTAAACGTCAGTCCTCACCCACCTAACGCAGATATCGGTGCCTATAGCAAGGTTTCCGGGCTCCTGTCTTGTGGTCAGAAAGCACTGGTGCCAACCGTTCCTTCTTTTCCCAAAGACTTCAAGAGTAAGAAAATGCTGATAAGGAGACAATCGCTACAGACAGAACAAATTAAGCAATTAGTCAATTTTTAA